Sequence from the Desulfotignum phosphitoxidans DSM 13687 genome:
CGGTCCGGTCCTGACTCCGGAGTTTCTTGACATCACAGGGAGTTATGCCATATATACTTATGGATTTTATATAATGATATGCTCTGCCCAGAGGTGAAATGAGCCCCTTAAAAAAAATTGATACAACTGAGCTGCTGGACATGATCACCCAAGGGGTTGTCCTTGTGGAAGAAAATGGCCGGATTGCCTTTTCCAACGACGGCTTTGCCGAAATCAGCGATATGGATAAGGAAATTCTGACCGGTATGCGGTTTTCAGAATTTGTCGCCGATAAGGATACCCGGCGGATGGATGTTTTTTTTAAACAGCTGATTCAATCCGTTGAGGGCACCAAAGACAGCACGGAGTTTATTCTCAAGGACCGGTCCGGGACGGAACATCTGGTGGAAATAAACGCCAGAACCGTTGTTTATGAAAACAAAACCGATATTCTGGCATCTGTGGCCGATATCACTGAAACCAGAAAAACCACCAATGAGCTTAAAAAACTGCTGGACCTGATCCCTGAGGTGGTCCTGACCACGTCTCCCGAGGACAATACCCGGATCGTCAATATTTCCAATGCCACGGAAAAGCTGTGTGCCATTCCTTCCGAAGAATTTGCCTCAGGCACATTTCATATTTTCGACATTGTTCATCCGGACGATTGTGATCAGGTGATTCGTTTCTACCATGAGATCACGGGCAAGGAATTTGATGCCCTGGAATACCGGATTGTCTCGGCCGACGGCCAGACCAAATGGGTCAATGACGCTGCCGAAGTGGTTTACAAAATGGGCGGCCGGGGCAAAATTGAAAAAATTCTGCATGTCATAAGAGATGTCACGGAGCGAAAAATGCACATGCAGCGCCTGACATCCGCCCTGGAAAATCTGAGGATCAGCGAACAGCGGTATCGGAATATCATTGAAACCGCCACGGATGCTATTTTCATCGTGACCCCTGATGGCGCGTTTGAACAGATCAATCCGGCCGGAATCAAACTGTTCGGTTTCTCAGATATGGAACAGGCAATGGCCGGCAATATCAATGACCATTATCTGGATTTGACACAACGGGCCCATGTGATCCATAAAATCAAAACAGAGGGAGAAATCACGGATTACCCCATCAAAATAAAAACCTGCGGCAAAGAGATTCGAGAAGTGACCATGACCGCCGGTGCAAAAAAAAACCGGGATACCGGGGAACTGGAAAGCTATCAGGCCATTATCCACGACATCACGGTCACGCTGCATAAAAAGGAAATTCAAACCTATCGAAGAACCATGAAAGGACTGTCAGATTCCATCAATAATCTGGCCCAGACCTATTTCTCATATATCGGACTGATGAAAGAAAATCTGGATGATATAAAACAGCATCCGGAAAAGCGGGACACCGGCATGGAAGAACTAATGGCGGACATGCTCAGTTTCAGGCAGTCACTGGAAAGACTGGCCAGGCTGGGGAAAATTGCCAGAGACACCTATGCCAAACCGCCGGATATATCTCCAGACGGAACCAGCAGCGAAGGCATGTACTATTTTGAAACCAGTTGAATAAACATGTATAGTACATTCAAACACATTTAACCTGTAATTTTAAAAGGAGACACATCATGGGACTTAAAGAAGAACTGGAAGAAAAAGCCGAGGAGTGTGACGCGCCGGAAGAGTACATTGCCGTGGCCAAAGAGATTGTGGAGGGTTTAGATGACAAGGAATGGGCCGGTGAACTTCTGGAAGAAGGTGCGGAATGGGCTGAAACCTGGGAAGATGCCGTGACCTATGCCAAAGCCTGTCTGGATATCTTAGGAGATGAAGAAGCGGCCGCCACCCACCTGGATGCCGGGAAAAACCTGTGCACCACTGTTGAGGATTTTTTAGGCCTGGCTGCTGCTGCGCTGGAAATGGGCCAGAAAGAAGCCGCCACCGAGATCTACAATGCCGCCGGCACCAAATGTGTGAAAACGTCTGATTTTCTGGAACTGAGCAAAAGCATTTCAGATGTGCTCAATGACGCGGAACTGGCGGAAAAAACCGTTGAAAAAGCCTTTGCCAAATGCAGCAAGACCGAAGATTTTGTTGTGTTTGCCAAGTCCGTCCTGGACATGTTTGAAGACAAGGACCGGGCCAAATCAGTATATGCCAGCGCCATGGAAAAAGCATCCAAGGCTGAGGATTTCGATATCCTGGCCGCGGGCGCGGTCAAGGACTTGGGCGACAAAGCCTTAGCCCGGCAAATCTATGAAAAAGCCCTTTCCTCGCTGGAATCGGGCAATGAGCTGCTCAAGTTCGCCAGAACCGTGAACGAAAAACTGGATGATAAAGATTTTCTGGAATCCATTTACAAAAAAGCGGAATCGGTTTACACGGAATTTTCCGATTACCTGAAGCTGGGAAAAGAGGCGTTTGAAGTCACCGGGGATGCGCCGTTTGCTACCGGCATTTTCCAGACCGCCGCCGCCACCAATCCGGCATGCAGCCAGCTGGTAGATCTGGCCCTGGCCATGGACAAAGACCTCAATGACAAAGAAGCCGCGGTGCAGGTTCTCAAACAGGCCCAGGCCGCTGTGAAAAGCAATGCGGATTTCATCAAGACCGCCAAGGCCATTCAGGAAATCGTCACCGATGACAAAGAATGGACCGATGCCATCACATTTCAGCTGGAAAAGCGTGAAGAGTTCAAAGACCTGTATTCAGATTTCATCAACCGGGAGCAGGAAACCAAAACCTGTGCCACCAAACGGGCCCTGGCCCATGATATTGTGGAAAAAACCGGGGACAAATATTATGGCGCCAAAATATACCGCCAGGCCCAGGAACTCACCCGCAATTTCAATGATTTCATCAAACTGGGAGTGGGCATTCACCAGGATCTCGGGGACACCGACTGGGTCAAGGAAATCTTCACCGACCTGCTGGAAAAATGTACCACGTTCAGTTACTACAATGAACTGACCGATGCCATTGCCGCCACTCTCAAGGATGATGCCTGGATCAAAGACATTTACAAAAACATTGAAAAACAAAGTGACGGCAACAGTGATCTCGTGAAACTGGCAACCGTTGCCGCAACCCGGCTCAATGACAAAGACTGGGCCAAAAATCTGCTGGCATCGGCTGAAAAAAACTGCCATACGCCGTATGATTACACTTTTGTGGCCGGTGCCTATCTCAGGCTTTTAGACGATCAGGACAAAGCCATTGCCCTGTTTGAAGCCGCAGAAGCCCAATGCACGGATCAGCCATCCTATGACAGACTGTTCAACCTCATATCCGGCCAGACCTCAGACCCCTCCTATCTGACCCGGATTCTGTTGTCCGCCCGGAAAAAACTGACCGGGTTTGACGATCTGCTGTTTCTGGCAGAAACCGCGTGCATCCGGCTGGCAGATACCCGGCTGGCATCGGATATCTATCGTCAGGCAGAAGAAAAGGCGGGTGACAACCGCCAACTGTCCCGCCTGGCCACCAGCGTGGACCAGCAGCTCAAAGACAGTGCCCGGGCATCCGGCTTGCTGCGGAAAATTGCCTGATGCACATGTCACAGGGCCTTGGATAAAAGCATTTGGATGAATCCATGAAAATGCATCGCGTCAAATGGCTGGTCATCCCGGTGCTGATTCTGGGGATTTATTTTTTGTCGACCTTTTTGGGGTCCGAAAAAAAAGACAGCGGCCCATTGGGAAAAAAATCATGGGCCGCACCTGTGGAAACCGCTGCCATAGAGCGGGGTCCCATGGCACTGCGCCGTACCTTCAGCGGCACCCTGGAATCCAATGCCGAATTTCTGGTGGCTCCCAAGGTCAGCGGCCGGGTGGAACACCTGGCCGTGGACATGGGAGACCCGGTCTTTCGAAAACAAGAAGTGGCCCGGCTGGACAATGATGAATATGTCCAGGCCGTGGCCCAGGCCCAGGCGGATCTGGCTGTGGCTGAGGCGGATCTCACCGGGGCTGAAAACGCCCGGGAAATCGCTGAGCGGGAACTGAACCGCATGGAAACCCTTAAAAAACGAGGGGTTTCTTCCGCTTCCCAGGTGGACGCGGCCCGGGCTGAATGGCTGGCAGCCGGCTCCCGGGTGGACATGGCCCGGGCTGTCGTGTTGAAAGCCCGGGCCCAGCTGGAAACCGCCCGGATCCGGCTGGGATACACCACAGTATTTGCGGACTGGACCGGGGGCAGCGATACCCGGTTTATGGCGGAAAAATTCGTTACTGAAGGGGACACGGTTTCCGCCAACACTCCTTTGGTATCTATTGTGGAACTGGACCCGCTGCTGGCGGTACTGTTTGTCACGGAAAAAGATTACGGCCGGCTTGAAATCGGCCAGCCGGCCGCGCTTTCCACCGATGCCTTCCCGGACCGGTCCTTTCAGGGACAAATCGCCCGGATTTCTCCGGTATTCAAGACCCAGACCCGGCAGGCCCGGGTGGAAGTCCGGGTAGCCAATTCCGGCCTTGAACTTAAACCGGGAATGTTTGTTCGGGTTTCCGTGGTGCTGGAACAGGTGGCCGACACCCTGATGGTGCCGGAGATCGCTCTGGTAACCCGGAATCAGGAAACCGGTATTTTTGTGGTGTCCCCGGATGAAACCACCGTGGCCTGGCACCCGGTGGTCACCGGGATCCGCCAGAACGGCAAAGTCCAGGTCCGGGGCCATAACCTGAGCGGCCAGGTGGTGACCCTGGGTCACCAGTTGCTGGACCACGGATCATTGATCCGGATACCGGATCCGGCTGTCCCAAAATCCGGTATCGATCCAAAAGGGTCGCATGAACCTGCCTGAATTCAGTGTTCACCGTCCGGTATTCATCACCATGGTCTTTCTCATGGTCCTGGTTATTGGTTCGATTTCCTTAAGCCGGCTTCAAATCGACATGCTGCCGGAAATTGAAATGCCCACCCTGAGCATCCGGACCGAATTTGAAGGGGCCAGCCCGGAAATCATGGAACGTCAGGTGACTCAGATCATTGAAGAGATCGCTGCCACGGTACCCGGTGTGGAAGAGATCGCTTCAGATTCATCCGAAGGACGCAGCAATGTCCGGATCCGTTTTGCCTGGGGAACCGATATTGACATTGCCGCATTAGATGTCCGCTCCGTTGTGGAGGATGAAATCAATGAGCTGCCTGAAGAGGTGGATCGACCCAGTATCCGCAAGTTTGATATCGGCAGTTTTCCAGTGGTGCTGCTGGGGATTTCCAGCCGGCTGGATCCGGTGGATTTGACCCAGCTCATTGAAGACGAGATCCGGTACCGGTTTTCCAGAATACCGGGAGTGGCCCAGGTGGACATCTGGGGAGGATATGACAGAGAAATCCGCATCGAACTGGATCCGGACCGGATCATGGCCTTAGGCCTGCCCCTGGACCAGATTATTCAGGCCGTCACACAGGCCAATCAGGACCAGCCCACAGGGAAACTGGAACAGGGCCGGTATGAAATCCAGCTCCGGGCCCCGGCCCAGTTCACCCACCTGGACCAGATCCGCAATACCGTGGTGGCGCATCAGGACGGGGCTGCCGTCACCCTGGGTCAGATCGCCCAGGTGAAAGACACCTATGAAAAGCTGACCCGGATCATCCGGGTCAACGGGGAACCCGGTATTCGGGTGGCCATCCGGAAACAGTCCCAGGCCAATACCGTTGACGTGGCCAGAGGGGTTCTGAAAGAAATCGATGTGATCAACGCGGCCATGCCCCAGGTAAACATCATTCCGGTCATCAACCAGGGAAATTTCATCCAGCGGTCCATCGCCAATGTGGCAAGGTCTGTTTTATACGGCGGGGGCCTGGCCGTGCTGATCCTGCTGTTTTTTTTAAGAACCGTCCGCAGCACCGTGGTCATCTCCCTGGCCATTCCCATCTCCATGCTGGCCACATTTGCGTTGATGTTTTTCTTTAATTTCACCCTCAATTTGATGACGCTGGGCGGCCTGGCATTAGGCGTCGGCATGATGGTGGACAACTCCATTGTGGTTCTGGAAAATATTTTCCGGCACCGGGATGAACATAACAAACCCCCGGATATCGCCTCAAAACAGGGGGCCATGGAAGTGGCCCCAGCCATCCTGGCCAGCACCATCACCACGCTGGTAATTTTTCTGCCCCTGATTTTTGTCAGAGGCGTATCCGGCATTCTGTTCACGGAAATGGCGTATGTGATCATTTTTTCTTTGACCTGCTCTTTGCTGGTGGCGCTGTCTTTGGTCCCCATGCTCACCTCCAGACTGCTGGGCATCAAAAAAAGAAAAAACACCGGGTCTGTGATCTCATTTTTCTTTTCTTTGTCAGAATCTTTTTTTGTTCAACTGACGCACCGCTATTCTTATGTGCTGTCCAAAGCATTGGATCACCGCGGGGTGACCCTGTTAATTGCCGCTGCCGCCCTGGGAGGGGCCCTGATGCTGGTTCCAAAAATCGGAACGGAATTTCTGCCGCCCAGTGATGAAGGAGAGGTGCGGATCTCCGGCGAAATGGAGGTGGGCACCCGGCTCGACCTGGTGGACCGCCAGAGCCGGCAGGTGGAAGCCATTGCATTTCCGGCTGTACCTGAGATGATCTCTTCTGTGGTCAGCGTCGGGGCATCCGGATACCGGCCCGGCAGTTCCGCCAAAACCGAAATCCGCATGGCCCTGACTCCGGCAGCCCAGCGAACCCGTTCCAATGTGGCCATTGCCCATGATCTTCGCCAGCGCCTGTCAGGCCAGATTCCGGGCATAGAAATCCGGACCCGGGCCCCCCAGGGCCAATTTATCATGGAACGGATCCTGGGGGGGGATGACGGGCTGAATGTGGAAGTCCGGGGATTTGATCTGGATATTCTGGAAACACTGGCTGCCAGGGCTGCCGAACAGGTTGTACAGGTTCCGGGCATTACAGATGTGCTGCTCAGCCGGGAGGCCGGCATCCCCCAACGAGAAATTGAGGTCGACCGGGATAAGGCAGCGGATCTGGGCTTGAGCGTCAAGGACATCACCGACATCATCTCCACGGCCGTGGCCGGATCCAGAGCCGGGGAATTCCAGACCCAGGGGGATTCCTACCGGATTTTCGTCCAGCTCAGGGATGTGGAAAACCGCACCCTGGACGAAATTCTGGATCTGACCCTGACCACGGCATCCGGCCGGCAGGTGGCGATCCGGAACCTGGTTTCCGTGCATTCCGGACGGGGACCGCTTCTCATCGACCGCAAGGATCAGCAGCGTATCATCACGGTTTCCGCCAATGTTTCCGGACGGGATCTGGGATCTGTGGCAGCGGATGTGGCTGACCGTTTAAGCGAAATCCCACGGCCTGCAGGATATGATCTGATAGTGGCCGGAGATTTTGAAGAACAGCAAAAAGCGTTCAGGGAGCTGATCATCTCTTTGATCCTGGCCCTGGTTCTGGTGTACATGGTCCTGGCCTGCCAGTATGAATCTTTGATCAATCCGCTGGTGGTGATGTTTTCGGTTCCCATGGCCGCCGTCGGGGTTCTGGTCACCCTGTATCTGACCCATACCACCCTGAATGTCCAGTCCTATATCGGCTGCATCATGCTGGGGGGAATCGTGGTGAACAACGCCATTTTGCTGGTGGATCAGTCCAGCCGCCTGACATCTGAGGGCACGACGGTCAAAGCAGCGGTCATGGAAGCCGGCCGCCGCCGGCTGAGGCCCATTCTTATGACCAGCCTGACCACCATTTTAGGGCTGATCCCTCTGGCGTTGGGCATCGGGGAAGGTGCGGATGCCCAGGCACCCCTGGCCCGGTCCGTGGTGGGCGGACTCACCGGTGCCACCGTGATCACCCTGGTGCTCATCCCGGTCATCTATTCTTTGTTTCACCCGGATTCAAAAAAGGCGGGTTCATGAAAACAAGATTTGTCTTTTTCCCAGGCCCGGTACTAGTGTGCCTGATTTTTTCTCTGCTGATTTCCGGCTGCATGCTGTCTGAATCTCAAAAAGTGGATCTGGCGGATCTGGTACCAATGGGTCCGGCAGATATCCAGACATTTGACTTCACACTGGAAAACAAGCCTGACCCGCACCCCATGCCAGCCGGTCAAACACCGGATCCGGCCCTGTCTGTGGAACAGGCGGTGATGCTGACCCTGGAGCACAACCCGGACTTAAAAACCCGGCAGCTGGGTCCTGTCATCGCCGGGGCGTTCGAACAGATGGAAAAAGGACAATATGATCCCGAGGTGTTCGCAACCATGGGGATGACCCGGGAAACACTCCCTGGTCCGGAATCATCAGATACGGCTGTCTCAGCTGCGGCAGGTATCCGTCAGCAGCTGCCCTTTGGGACCACCCTGGCGGCGGAAGCGGCCCATGAAACGGACCGGGCCTTTCGCACGGGGGCTCCCGACAAAACCCGGGTAACCCTGTCCGTGACCCAGGCACTGCTCCAGGGGGCCGGTCCGGCCGGCGGCCTGGTGGCCATCCGGCAAAGTGAACTGGAAACCCGGGCCAGTATTCACGAGCTGACCGCCTATGCCCAGGCCCTGGTAGCGGAAACGGAAATCGCGTACTGGCAATATGTGCTGGCCCGGCAGGAGCACGCCATTGTGGAACGGTCTCTGGCTGTATCCAAAAAACAGCGGACCGATGTCCAACACCAGATTGAGGTGGGGGTTTTGCCCCGTAATGAACAGGCGGCCGTACAGTCGGAAGTGGCCCGGCGGGAACAGGCCCTGATCGATTCCGCCAACCAGGTGGAAGCGTTCCGCCTGACCCTGCTGCATCTGATAAATCCCGGCGGACCCGGTTATCTGGATCGTCTGGTTCTGCCTGCCAGTGATCCGGCCATTGATCCGGACCCTGTCGCCGATATCCGGGACCGTACCAGCCTGGCCATGACACTGCGGCCGGATCTGGCCGAAGCCCGGTTGCGCATGCACCAGAACCAGCTGGAAACCATTGCCACGAAAAACGGCCTGCTGCCCCGGCTGGATTTTTTCATGGATCTGGGAGTTGCCGCATATGGGGATGGATTTTCAGATGCGGCCCAATCACTGGACAACGGGGACTATGAGGTATCTGCCGGTCTGTCTTTAAGCCGGTTTGTCAAAAACCGGACTGCCAGAGCCCGGCATCAGGCTGCGGTGGCCACCCGCCAACAGGCAACCGAAGCACTTGAAAACCTTCGCCGGACCATTCATCTGGATGTCCGCCTGGCTGTCAATGAAATCGAGCGGGCAAGACAGCAGATCCATGCCTCAAAGGTCACCCGCCGATCTGAAGAACAGACCGTGCAGGCGGAAATCGAACGATTCAACGTAGGCGCCGGCACAGCACTGCTGGTGGCCCAGGCCCAGCGGGATCTGCTGATCAGCCAGATTGCCGAGGTCCGGGCCGTGATCCATTACCGCATCGCTTTGATCCGGCTGTTTCTGGCCGAAGGCAGTCTGCTGCACCGCAGAGGCGTTGTTTTAAGGCATCAAGGCCAGGTCATGAATAAATAAGTGACAACGCCTGCGATTGCCAGCCAGATATTGGTGATATTGCTCACCGTGATATTGAGGATGGCGGCCAGATATTTTCCCCGGCTTAAAAGGGCCAGACAGCTTTTAAACTCCGGCCAGCTTGACAGGGTGGCCAGTACAAAAAAACCGATCACCCCTTTGGGGGCCTGGCTTTGTTCCGAGGCAAAACTGACCACCGGATCAAGAAAATACCCGGCGGCAATCAGCACGACAATTGCCGGAATGACCGACCAGCCGGCAATTTCAGCATCTTCCATGGATTGTTCGTCCGGCTCGAATGGTCGTCTGTAAAACAATATTCCGGTGATGACAATCCCTGCCGCCACCCAGAGAATGTGGTGGGCCATGGAAATAGTATAAAAAGAGACAGCAAGTCCTGCAGTCAGAACGATACATGTCAGGGTATACTGCCAGCAGGTCTGCATGGTTTTTAAAAATACCCGGCACACCAGTGCGGCTGAAATCAACAGAACCGGGTTCATCAGATTTGAACCCAGCGGCGTGCTTGCCGCAAACAACACATCCCCGGTCACCAGGCCGACAATGAGACAGACCAGTTCGGGTCCGTTGGTGATGAACCCGGTTATCGTGCCCAGGCCTCTGACTTTCTTGAGCGTTTCGATGATGACCTCGATGGAAAACCCGATCAGAATCATCACCAGCACCACCCCGCCGGCGGCAATGAAAGACAGGTTGAAATCACCGCCACACACCAGAGAACAGGTGCAGAAAAACACAACGACCAGCACCCAGCAGGCCATGTCTATCCAGCCGATGGAATTGACCAGAAATTGTTTCACCGCTTTTGTTCCATAAACATATCAGATCAATCCAGCAAAGCGGTCCGGGTTTGGAGCCATGCAGCGATCCGGGATGGCAGATAAGGTGAAATCCGGTCATACACCTGCCGGTGATACTGATTGATCCACGCGATCTCCGCTTCAGTGAGCAGGGAGGTATCGATCAGATCCCGTTCAAAATGGCACCAGGTCATGTTTTCAAATTCCAGAAACCGGCCGAATTCTGTTTGACGGGAATCGGTCACCAGCACCATGTTCTCCAGGCGGATACCATATTCTCCCTCCCTGTAAACCCCGGGCTCATCGGTCATCAGCATGCCTTTTTCCAGGGCCGCATCCACCGGATGCGGGCTGATCCGGGCCGGGCCTTCATGAACACACAAAAAGAACCCCACGCCGTGTCCCGTGCCATGCCCGAAATTCATGCCCTGGGCCCACAGAAACTGCCGGGCCAGGGTATCGATCTGAAACCCCCGGGTGCCTTCGGGAAAACACGCGCCGGCCACAGCGATATGGCCTTTAAGCACCAGGGTGTAGTCCTTGATCTGCTGCAAGGAAGGGGTTCCCAGACACACCGTGCGGGTGATGTCCGTGGTGCCGGTCAGGTAATTACCGCCGGAATCGGTCAGAAACAGTCCGGTATTATCCAGCCGGACATCGGTCTGAGGGGTGGCGGAATAATGGCACAATGCGGAATGCGCACCAAACGCCATAATGGGATCAAAACTGTTTTCCACAAACCCGGGCTGGGCGTTGCGAAGTTCAAACAATTTTTCTGCCGCACTGATTTCCGTCAGCGAATCGTCAGGTTCCTGTTCCGACAGCCAGTGAAGGAAACAGATAACGGCAATCCCGTCCTTGACCGCCGTATCCCGCAAATGCCGGATCTGAATGTCGTTTTTAACCGCTTTGAGCCGGGCGGCCGGGCTTGGTTTTTCAACCACGCGGCAAGCCGGATTGATGGCGGATGCCAGGCATGCGGATGTCATATCCGGATCCAGCAGCATACAGGCAGAATCCGGCATCTGTCCCAGGGCCGTGTCAATATCAGTATAACCGGCCAGGGTTACACCGTCGTTTGCCAGGCCTGAAGCCAGATCTTTGGTCACCTTGTCCGGGTGGATGAATAACCGGACAGACGATTGAGTGAAAAGAGCAAACGCGATGTTCACCGGATTGTTGGGGGCATCGGATCCCCTCAGGTTGAATGTCCAGGCAATGTCCTCCAGAGCGGTCATCACATGGCAGTCCGCCCCGGCCTGTGCCATGGCTTTCCGGATATTTTCGATTTTTTCGACCCGGGACTGGCCGGCATACTGCACATCAAACTCCCAGGCGGTTGACATCGGCATGGGGGGCCGATCCTGCCATAGATCTTTTACCAGGTCCAGATCGGTACGCAATCGGATCTGCCGGATATCCCACAATTGCCGGTATGTTTTTTCCTGGGTTCGTGAGAGGATCCGGCCGTCAATGGCCACTGTGTTTTTGGGACCCAGATGATCAAAAATCCAGCGATGGAAGTCGGGCACATCTTTTTCCCCGGATTTAAACAATTCGAATTCCGATCCCTGTATCTGAATACCGGCCTGGAGCCAGTATCTGAAATCGGTCCATAAAACGGCCCGGGTGCGGGTGACCACGGCCACGCCGGCTGATCCGGTGAATCCGGTGAGCCAGGCCCGGGCCTGCCAGTGTCCGGTGACATATTCG
This genomic interval carries:
- a CDS encoding PAS domain-containing protein, whose protein sequence is MSPLKKIDTTELLDMITQGVVLVEENGRIAFSNDGFAEISDMDKEILTGMRFSEFVADKDTRRMDVFFKQLIQSVEGTKDSTEFILKDRSGTEHLVEINARTVVYENKTDILASVADITETRKTTNELKKLLDLIPEVVLTTSPEDNTRIVNISNATEKLCAIPSEEFASGTFHIFDIVHPDDCDQVIRFYHEITGKEFDALEYRIVSADGQTKWVNDAAEVVYKMGGRGKIEKILHVIRDVTERKMHMQRLTSALENLRISEQRYRNIIETATDAIFIVTPDGAFEQINPAGIKLFGFSDMEQAMAGNINDHYLDLTQRAHVIHKIKTEGEITDYPIKIKTCGKEIREVTMTAGAKKNRDTGELESYQAIIHDITVTLHKKEIQTYRRTMKGLSDSINNLAQTYFSYIGLMKENLDDIKQHPEKRDTGMEELMADMLSFRQSLERLARLGKIARDTYAKPPDISPDGTSSEGMYYFETS
- a CDS encoding tetratricopeptide repeat protein, yielding MGLKEELEEKAEECDAPEEYIAVAKEIVEGLDDKEWAGELLEEGAEWAETWEDAVTYAKACLDILGDEEAAATHLDAGKNLCTTVEDFLGLAAAALEMGQKEAATEIYNAAGTKCVKTSDFLELSKSISDVLNDAELAEKTVEKAFAKCSKTEDFVVFAKSVLDMFEDKDRAKSVYASAMEKASKAEDFDILAAGAVKDLGDKALARQIYEKALSSLESGNELLKFARTVNEKLDDKDFLESIYKKAESVYTEFSDYLKLGKEAFEVTGDAPFATGIFQTAAATNPACSQLVDLALAMDKDLNDKEAAVQVLKQAQAAVKSNADFIKTAKAIQEIVTDDKEWTDAITFQLEKREEFKDLYSDFINREQETKTCATKRALAHDIVEKTGDKYYGAKIYRQAQELTRNFNDFIKLGVGIHQDLGDTDWVKEIFTDLLEKCTTFSYYNELTDAIAATLKDDAWIKDIYKNIEKQSDGNSDLVKLATVAATRLNDKDWAKNLLASAEKNCHTPYDYTFVAGAYLRLLDDQDKAIALFEAAEAQCTDQPSYDRLFNLISGQTSDPSYLTRILLSARKKLTGFDDLLFLAETACIRLADTRLASDIYRQAEEKAGDNRQLSRLATSVDQQLKDSARASGLLRKIA
- a CDS encoding efflux RND transporter periplasmic adaptor subunit — encoded protein: MKMHRVKWLVIPVLILGIYFLSTFLGSEKKDSGPLGKKSWAAPVETAAIERGPMALRRTFSGTLESNAEFLVAPKVSGRVEHLAVDMGDPVFRKQEVARLDNDEYVQAVAQAQADLAVAEADLTGAENAREIAERELNRMETLKKRGVSSASQVDAARAEWLAAGSRVDMARAVVLKARAQLETARIRLGYTTVFADWTGGSDTRFMAEKFVTEGDTVSANTPLVSIVELDPLLAVLFVTEKDYGRLEIGQPAALSTDAFPDRSFQGQIARISPVFKTQTRQARVEVRVANSGLELKPGMFVRVSVVLEQVADTLMVPEIALVTRNQETGIFVVSPDETTVAWHPVVTGIRQNGKVQVRGHNLSGQVVTLGHQLLDHGSLIRIPDPAVPKSGIDPKGSHEPA
- a CDS encoding efflux RND transporter permease subunit, encoding MNLPEFSVHRPVFITMVFLMVLVIGSISLSRLQIDMLPEIEMPTLSIRTEFEGASPEIMERQVTQIIEEIAATVPGVEEIASDSSEGRSNVRIRFAWGTDIDIAALDVRSVVEDEINELPEEVDRPSIRKFDIGSFPVVLLGISSRLDPVDLTQLIEDEIRYRFSRIPGVAQVDIWGGYDREIRIELDPDRIMALGLPLDQIIQAVTQANQDQPTGKLEQGRYEIQLRAPAQFTHLDQIRNTVVAHQDGAAVTLGQIAQVKDTYEKLTRIIRVNGEPGIRVAIRKQSQANTVDVARGVLKEIDVINAAMPQVNIIPVINQGNFIQRSIANVARSVLYGGGLAVLILLFFLRTVRSTVVISLAIPISMLATFALMFFFNFTLNLMTLGGLALGVGMMVDNSIVVLENIFRHRDEHNKPPDIASKQGAMEVAPAILASTITTLVIFLPLIFVRGVSGILFTEMAYVIIFSLTCSLLVALSLVPMLTSRLLGIKKRKNTGSVISFFFSLSESFFVQLTHRYSYVLSKALDHRGVTLLIAAAALGGALMLVPKIGTEFLPPSDEGEVRISGEMEVGTRLDLVDRQSRQVEAIAFPAVPEMISSVVSVGASGYRPGSSAKTEIRMALTPAAQRTRSNVAIAHDLRQRLSGQIPGIEIRTRAPQGQFIMERILGGDDGLNVEVRGFDLDILETLAARAAEQVVQVPGITDVLLSREAGIPQREIEVDRDKAADLGLSVKDITDIISTAVAGSRAGEFQTQGDSYRIFVQLRDVENRTLDEILDLTLTTASGRQVAIRNLVSVHSGRGPLLIDRKDQQRIITVSANVSGRDLGSVAADVADRLSEIPRPAGYDLIVAGDFEEQQKAFRELIISLILALVLVYMVLACQYESLINPLVVMFSVPMAAVGVLVTLYLTHTTLNVQSYIGCIMLGGIVVNNAILLVDQSSRLTSEGTTVKAAVMEAGRRRLRPILMTSLTTILGLIPLALGIGEGADAQAPLARSVVGGLTGATVITLVLIPVIYSLFHPDSKKAGS
- a CDS encoding TolC family protein; translated protein: MKTRFVFFPGPVLVCLIFSLLISGCMLSESQKVDLADLVPMGPADIQTFDFTLENKPDPHPMPAGQTPDPALSVEQAVMLTLEHNPDLKTRQLGPVIAGAFEQMEKGQYDPEVFATMGMTRETLPGPESSDTAVSAAAGIRQQLPFGTTLAAEAAHETDRAFRTGAPDKTRVTLSVTQALLQGAGPAGGLVAIRQSELETRASIHELTAYAQALVAETEIAYWQYVLARQEHAIVERSLAVSKKQRTDVQHQIEVGVLPRNEQAAVQSEVARREQALIDSANQVEAFRLTLLHLINPGGPGYLDRLVLPASDPAIDPDPVADIRDRTSLAMTLRPDLAEARLRMHQNQLETIATKNGLLPRLDFFMDLGVAAYGDGFSDAAQSLDNGDYEVSAGLSLSRFVKNRTARARHQAAVATRQQATEALENLRRTIHLDVRLAVNEIERARQQIHASKVTRRSEEQTVQAEIERFNVGAGTALLVAQAQRDLLISQIAEVRAVIHYRIALIRLFLAEGSLLHRRGVVLRHQGQVMNK
- a CDS encoding sodium:proton exchanger — its product is MKQFLVNSIGWIDMACWVLVVVFFCTCSLVCGGDFNLSFIAAGGVVLVMILIGFSIEVIIETLKKVRGLGTITGFITNGPELVCLIVGLVTGDVLFAASTPLGSNLMNPVLLISAALVCRVFLKTMQTCWQYTLTCIVLTAGLAVSFYTISMAHHILWVAAGIVITGILFYRRPFEPDEQSMEDAEIAGWSVIPAIVVLIAAGYFLDPVVSFASEQSQAPKGVIGFFVLATLSSWPEFKSCLALLSRGKYLAAILNITVSNITNIWLAIAGVVTYLFMTWP